A window of the Pseudomonas sp. B21_DOA genome harbors these coding sequences:
- a CDS encoding alpha/beta hydrolase, whose protein sequence is MIRLTAELTPAGTSYLATGQGQPVVLIHGVGLNKEMWGGQIVGLASQYQVIAYDMLGHGASPRPASGTDLLGYADQLLELLDHLNVPQAAVIGFSMGGLVARAFALHYPERLQSLVVLNSVFNRSEEQRAGVIARTAQAAEHGPDANAEAALSRWFSREYQAANPAQIAALRQTLANNDPQGYLTTYELFATQDMYRADDLSSIQAPTLIATGELDPGSTPEMAEQLARRIPGAKVAVLPEQRHMMPVESPRLVNQMLLEFLQFAHSRQNHIKGIVA, encoded by the coding sequence ATGATTCGGCTCACCGCTGAACTCACCCCGGCTGGCACCAGTTACCTGGCGACCGGCCAAGGCCAGCCCGTGGTTTTGATCCACGGCGTGGGCCTGAATAAAGAAATGTGGGGCGGGCAGATTGTCGGCCTCGCCAGCCAGTACCAGGTGATCGCCTACGACATGCTCGGCCACGGCGCCAGCCCGCGCCCGGCCAGCGGCACCGACCTGCTCGGTTACGCCGATCAGTTGCTCGAGCTGCTTGATCACTTGAATGTGCCGCAGGCAGCGGTGATCGGTTTCTCCATGGGCGGCCTGGTCGCGCGGGCCTTTGCCTTGCATTACCCGGAGCGCCTGCAAAGCCTGGTGGTGTTGAACAGCGTGTTCAACCGCAGCGAAGAACAGCGTGCCGGCGTCATCGCTCGCACCGCGCAGGCTGCCGAACATGGCCCGGACGCCAATGCCGAAGCGGCGTTGTCCCGCTGGTTCAGCCGTGAATATCAGGCGGCTAACCCGGCGCAGATCGCTGCATTGCGCCAGACCTTGGCCAACAACGATCCGCAGGGCTACCTGACCACCTACGAATTGTTTGCCACCCAGGACATGTACCGCGCCGACGACCTGAGCAGTATTCAGGCGCCGACGCTGATCGCCACCGGCGAACTCGACCCCGGCTCGACCCCGGAAATGGCCGAGCAACTGGCCCGACGCATCCCCGGTGCGAAGGTTGCCGTGCTGCCCGAGCAACGGCATATGATGCCGGTAGAGTCGCCGCGTCTGGTCAACCAGATGCTGCTGGAATTTCTCCAATTCGCACACTCCCGACAAAACCATATAAAGGGGATCGTTGCATGA
- a CDS encoding amino acid synthesis family protein: MSFEIRKIVSYVEEIFIEGGKATDKPVTMVGLAVVMKNPWVGNGFVEDLKPQIRANCSDLGAMMVERLVGIIGGADKIEAYGKAAVVGADGEIEHASAVIHTLRFGNHYREAVKAKSYLSFTNKRGGPGTSIQIPMMHKDDEGLRSHYITLEMQIEDAPRADEIVVVLGCADGGRLHPRIGNRYIDLEELAAEKAQ, encoded by the coding sequence ATGAGTTTCGAAATTCGCAAGATCGTCAGCTATGTCGAAGAAATCTTCATCGAAGGCGGCAAGGCTACTGACAAGCCGGTAACCATGGTCGGCCTCGCCGTGGTAATGAAGAACCCGTGGGTGGGCAACGGTTTTGTCGAAGACCTCAAGCCGCAGATCCGCGCCAATTGCTCCGACCTCGGCGCAATGATGGTCGAGCGTCTGGTCGGCATTATCGGCGGAGCCGATAAGATCGAGGCTTACGGCAAAGCGGCGGTAGTCGGCGCTGATGGCGAGATCGAGCACGCGTCGGCGGTGATCCACACCCTGCGCTTCGGCAACCACTACCGCGAAGCGGTGAAAGCCAAGAGCTACCTGAGCTTCACCAACAAGCGCGGCGGTCCGGGCACTTCGATTCAGATCCCGATGATGCACAAGGACGACGAAGGCCTGCGTTCGCACTACATCACTCTGGAAATGCAGATCGAAGACGCGCCGCGTGCCGACGAAATCGTCGTCGTGCTGGGTTGCGCCGACGGTGGCCGCCTGCACCCGCGCATCGGTAACCGCTACATCGATCTGGAAGAACTGGCTGCCGAAAAAGCCCAGTAA
- a CDS encoding carboxymuconolactone decarboxylase family protein: MSNEKYEKGLQIRTQVLGEAYVQRSIENADDFTRPLQEMVTEYCWGHVWGREGLSLKERSMINLAMISALNRPHELKLHVRGALRNGLSREQIREILLQVGIYCGVPAAVDSFRLAREAFAEADAEASS; this comes from the coding sequence ATGAGTAACGAAAAATACGAAAAAGGCCTGCAAATCCGCACGCAGGTACTCGGCGAAGCCTACGTGCAACGCTCGATCGAGAACGCCGACGATTTCACCCGTCCGCTGCAGGAAATGGTCACTGAATACTGCTGGGGCCATGTCTGGGGGCGTGAGGGTCTGTCGCTCAAGGAGCGCAGCATGATCAACCTGGCGATGATCTCGGCGCTCAACCGCCCGCATGAACTCAAGCTGCATGTGCGTGGCGCCTTGCGTAACGGCCTGAGTCGTGAGCAAATACGCGAAATTCTGCTTCAGGTCGGCATTTATTGCGGCGTTCCGGCGGCCGTGGACAGTTTCCGGCTGGCCCGTGAAGCCTTTGCCGAAGCCGACG
- a CDS encoding aldehyde dehydrogenase — MTLARFQMCIGGDWVDALSGKTFESLNPASAQAWAELPDADEADVERAVQAAQTAFDSPAWRGLTATARGKLLRRLGDLIAENKEHLAQLESRDNGKLIRETRGQVSYLPEFFHYTAGLADKLEGGTLPLDKPDLFAYTVHEAMGVVAAIIPWNSPLYLTAIKLAPALAAGNTIVIKPSEHASATILELARLALEAGIPPGVVNVVTGYGPSTGAALTRHPLIRKIAFTGGAATARHVVRSSAENFAKLSLELGGKSPNIIFADADLDSAINGAIAGIYAASGQSCVSGSRLLVQDEIYDEFVNRLVERAQRIRIGNPQEDHSEMGPMATAQQLAVVEGLVADAIAEGARLRTGGKRPSDVGEGWFYEPTLFECDRNSMKIMQEEVFGPVASVIRFKDEAEALAIANDSQFGLAAGIWTRDLGRAHRLARDVRSGIIWVNTYRAVSAMAPIGGFKNSGYGRESGIDSVLAYTELKTVWINLSQAPMPDPFVMR, encoded by the coding sequence ATGACACTCGCACGCTTCCAGATGTGCATCGGCGGAGACTGGGTCGACGCCCTCTCCGGCAAGACCTTCGAAAGCCTCAACCCGGCCTCCGCGCAAGCCTGGGCGGAACTGCCCGACGCCGATGAAGCGGACGTCGAACGCGCCGTGCAAGCGGCGCAAACGGCCTTCGACAGCCCGGCGTGGCGCGGCCTCACCGCCACCGCGCGCGGTAAACTGCTGCGCCGTCTCGGTGATCTGATCGCAGAAAACAAGGAACACCTGGCGCAGCTGGAAAGCCGCGACAACGGCAAGCTGATCCGCGAAACCCGTGGCCAGGTCAGCTATCTGCCGGAGTTCTTCCACTACACCGCAGGCCTCGCTGACAAGCTTGAAGGCGGCACCCTGCCGCTGGACAAGCCTGACCTGTTTGCCTACACCGTGCACGAAGCCATGGGTGTGGTCGCCGCGATCATTCCGTGGAACAGCCCGCTGTACCTGACAGCGATCAAACTGGCCCCGGCCCTCGCCGCCGGCAACACGATTGTGATCAAGCCGTCCGAGCACGCCTCGGCGACCATTCTCGAACTGGCGCGTCTGGCCCTTGAAGCCGGAATTCCGCCGGGTGTGGTCAACGTCGTCACCGGTTACGGGCCGAGCACCGGCGCCGCCCTCACCCGCCATCCGCTGATCCGCAAGATCGCCTTCACCGGCGGCGCGGCCACGGCGCGGCATGTAGTACGCAGCAGCGCCGAGAACTTCGCCAAGCTGTCGCTGGAACTGGGCGGCAAGTCGCCGAACATCATCTTCGCCGATGCCGATCTCGACAGCGCGATCAACGGCGCGATCGCGGGGATCTATGCGGCGTCCGGGCAGAGCTGCGTGTCCGGTTCGCGCTTGCTGGTGCAGGACGAAATCTACGACGAGTTCGTCAATCGTCTGGTCGAGCGCGCCCAGCGCATCCGCATCGGCAACCCGCAGGAAGACCACAGTGAAATGGGCCCGATGGCCACCGCGCAGCAACTGGCGGTGGTCGAAGGACTGGTCGCCGATGCGATCGCCGAAGGCGCGCGCTTGCGCACCGGCGGCAAGCGTCCGAGCGATGTTGGCGAAGGCTGGTTCTACGAGCCGACGCTGTTCGAATGCGACCGCAATTCGATGAAGATCATGCAGGAAGAAGTCTTCGGCCCGGTGGCTTCGGTGATTCGTTTCAAAGACGAAGCCGAAGCGCTGGCGATCGCCAATGACTCACAGTTCGGCCTCGCCGCCGGCATCTGGACCCGCGACCTCGGTCGCGCCCATCGTCTGGCGCGCGATGTGCGCTCGGGGATTATCTGGGTCAACACTTACCGCGCGGTGTCGGCGATGGCGCCGATCGGCGGCTTCAAGAACAGTGGCTATGGACGCGAAAGCGGCATCGACTCGGTGCTGGCCTACACCGAACTGAAAACGGTGTGGATCAACCTCTCCCAGGCGCCAATGCCTGATCCGTTTGTGATGCGCTAG
- a CDS encoding flavin reductase family protein gives MIEPGIYKDVMSSFPSGVTVVTTLDPDGGIVGITASAFSALSIDPALVLFCPNYASDTYPVLRDSKKFAIHLLSAEQTAEAYAFAGKGKEKAKGIEWHLSDLGNPILAKATAIIECELWREYDGGDHAIIVGAVKNLILPEQPVTPMIYHKGKLGALPPLV, from the coding sequence ATGATCGAACCCGGCATTTACAAAGACGTCATGAGTTCGTTCCCGTCCGGCGTCACGGTGGTCACCACCCTCGACCCGGACGGCGGCATCGTCGGCATCACCGCCAGCGCGTTCAGCGCGCTTTCGATTGACCCGGCGCTGGTGCTGTTCTGCCCCAACTACGCCTCCGACACCTACCCGGTGCTGCGCGACAGCAAGAAATTCGCCATCCACTTGCTCTCCGCCGAGCAGACCGCCGAAGCCTACGCGTTCGCCGGCAAGGGCAAGGAAAAGGCCAAGGGTATCGAGTGGCACCTGAGCGATCTGGGCAACCCGATTCTGGCCAAGGCCACGGCGATCATCGAGTGCGAGTTGTGGCGTGAATACGACGGCGGCGATCACGCGATCATTGTCGGCGCAGTGAAGAACCTGATCCTGCCCGAGCAACCGGTGACGCCGATGATTTACCACAAGGGCAAGCTGGGTGCGTTGCCGCCCCTTGTTTGA